Within the Centropristis striata isolate RG_2023a ecotype Rhode Island chromosome 23, C.striata_1.0, whole genome shotgun sequence genome, the region TCACTATATGTGTCTTGCATCCCTGTTTACCACCATAATTGACTGAAGAGGCTGGAGTCTCCCACTGATCTTCCCCCgaaatgaaaacattaaatgtaCTCCTTGTTCTTGCTTGCTTTGTGTGTACACGTATTATGGTTGTTTTACAGTATAGAAACCTGCTGCTACTGTGTGGTGGAATATCAAAGCCTGTGGTTCACTGTAGGTCACTAATTTACTCCTTGTTACACTGTTCACTGTGTGTATGCTCTGTGTGTGAACTCGACGCCATCTCCACAGTCCTTTGACCTTCTCTGTGCATGGTGTAACAATGACTGGAATTGAGTGGAGTGCTGCGTTCAAGGACGCTCACCTCAGGGTTTGAAGAGCCACTATTAAAGCAGGACTACACAAAAAAAGGGTATCCTGTTGTTAAAGCCACTATCAATGACAAGTACGGGAAACTCAAGAGGACATCTTAGCAATAACTTGATTTTCTGACAGGCTAGAAACTTCACTTTAACCTGTGTTCACAATTCAGTGTcttgtttaaaagaaaaagagaaaaaaaaaacctcatgagcttgaattttttttttttttaagtttgagtCATGTAATATCATTCCATGTTACTGGATCCAGTACATTTCCAGGTTTGCCTGTGAACCAGAGATGTCTTTTAGAAACACGGTGGACTTTGTAAACGGCCGGAGAGCCGATGTATTTTCACCCAGTCCTCACTGACTTGCAGTTTTTCCCATGTTAAGGAACAAACCCATCAACCCATTGTATCATTAAAAGTGCTGTACTTAAACTCCGAGCctgctttttttgctttaaagcCATTTGAGATCTGTTTGTGCCTCCGCTTGGAATTCAAACACTCTGGTATTAGAGGGGAAAAGTGCATTTCTAAGCAGCTTATTGAAGTTACAGTAAGACTCAAGATTAAGGCGTAGTAGATTCTCTGGGAAGTGGAAGGTTATcttagatgagaagatcaatactGCTCTTATATCTGTCTGTTCAATCTAATCAAGGCCATGCAGCAGTAGATTATTCAACATCTTATGCTTTATACTACCACACTACAttcaaatggaaatattctTTTTGTCCACTACACTTATTTCACAGACAATTACTTATGGAATTAAGTTTATCAATAATTATTCCACATGGCTCTCATTATAGACTCAACACATGGACTTATCTTGATGTCAGTTTTAATGCACTTAGTACTCGCATGCAATAATATCTATGTGTAGTTGGAGCAGCTGCCACAAAGAACTAAAGCATGAATTACAACACACTGTCTGGTCAGGAcaccattactccactataaattTATctagtaaatatgtttactgcaATTTTAATTTTCTGAATGTCGTGTATGGCACCTGTAAGTTGAAGCACATTTTCTATATAGTTGCCATATTTCATGGTCTAAAGGCCAATGgtgaaagtacatttattgtacttaagtacaattgaggtacttgtactttagttGAAAATGTTTCTATACTTCACTAAATTTTAGGGACAAATATTCTACCTTTTACTCccctacatttagctgccaccGTTAGTAATATGCATGTTTACAAATGACAATTTAGTTAAAATAAGCtctacctggacaacagtaaaatgcctatatgggtcagtgacaaataagggttggcaaggtGTCAAATGGTgcaaccacaaaaaaatacttcatccacctacattgtatttaagtggacttatacatattaCTTCATTTGGACTCTTACTTGTAGTGGTGTAACTCAGCAGTGTGGcagtatttttacttattacttcttccaccactgctgctaAAGCCAATTGAGTACAAATGCACCAATAATTGTCTTAAATAGTACATGTATACATTTCAGTTGAGATTTTGTGTTGCCAAGATGATTAATGTAATGCAATTAACAATCAGCAGCATTAAGATTTTTGTAAATTCACATTTATGGATCATCAAACTCGAGGACATGTTGCAGTCCACATAGGGGTTTTCCATGCAAATGCAAAAATGGAGCCCATGTGTTAATATTTATACAAGTAAACCCTCAAATATTAGCCCCAGAAAAGAAATCTCAAGTCTCTCTAAATCTCTCCGATGAACCATGTTAAAGGCTAAACACTTTACTTTCAAGTATTTTATACACATTGCAGTGTTTAAACCCAAcctcaaaaatacatttataaggATTTCTAGCTTGTTTTTTACTGTTCAAGAACATTCAAGACAAATTTTCAAGTTAAAGTTCTTCaaataaatcttttattttgttatcgCAAACAAAAGTTTCCATCCAACTCTACAGCTTCTTGGATTTAACATTAACACAGGAATAAATCACTTTTTAAGACAACATAAATACTTTGTgtcacaacacaaaaaatgcatttttaccaAATAAAACTGTTCACAAAAGCAGCCATACCAGAATTTACTGGTAAaccaaacaaattatttacacaCTTGGGCTTTGTGAGGTTTTGATGCCGTGTCTTTCTCCACTGACTTGATGACGCCGACAGCGACCGTCTGCTTCAGGTCTCGTGCTGCAAAGCGacctgtgggaaaaaaaacaaaatgaactgtAAAACATTTCAGGAATGAATATTGGGCAGATTTACAGCTTCAGACTTGATTGATTTACCTAAAGGAGGGTATGTGAAGAAGCTCTCCACACACATGGGCTTGATGGGAACCAGTTTGACTGTAGCAGCGTCTCCAGACACCAGTACCTGCGGGTGGTCCTCCAGCTTGTTTCCCGTGCGCCGGTCAATCTTCTCCTTCAGCTCAGCAAAGCGACAGGTCACATGGGCGGTGTGGCAGTCCAGCACGGGGGAGTAGCCGGTTTTCACCTTCCCTGGATGGTTCAGGATGatcacctaaagacacaaagacacatcaGCACAGGTGCAACAACGAGATCCATCAATAATCAAACACCATTAAACAGACCTGAGCTTCAAAGCTGCTGACGTCTGATGGAGGGTCCTGCTGGGCGTTGCCGGCCACGTCTCCACGCCGCAGGTTCTTGACGGCCACGTTCTTAATGTTGAAGCCAACATTGTGCCCCGGCAGAGCCGTCTGCAGCCCCTGGTGGTGCATCTCGATGGACTTCACCTCGGCAGTGAGCTTGGCAGGGGAGAACATCAGGGTCATGCCTGGTTTCAAGATGCCAGTTTCAATCTTACCCACTGGAACGGTCCCAACTCCTAAAACGAGGAAGAAAGTCATTGAAATTTAAAGGCATTTTATCAGCTGAAACATTGCTGTTCTGCACACCTGTACCGCATTAACCCTAATCATTTGAGGCTTGGAACAAAGAGCAACTTCACATGATTATAGTCCACTTTGTGTTTGATTTCTAACCTCCAATTTTATAGACATCCTGCAGAGGTAATCGTAGGGGCTTGTTGATGGTGCGTACAGGTGGCTGAATGGAGTCCAGGACTTCTAGTAGAGTTCTCCCGCTTGTATGCCCTTCTCTTCGTCTTGATTTCCATCCTTGGAACCAAGGCATCTGCAGACAAACTTTTGCTTATTGTTGCATGTCCTTAgcagacatttaaacattaaccctcctgttatgtttattTCTCAGGAaaagcaataatgttcatgggttAATTTGAGTCAGGGCATGATTAATGATTGaaaagtgtctaaaaaaaaaatcccaataaacgtttacttaaaggaatacttcaactttaaccctcctgttatgttcgttttttccaggaacagcaataacatttataaatttaataatccaaaagtatcagaaaatttaaaaatcccaataaacattgtttatattttattaataactcAGAGCTAATAactaattcacttgtttttcatttaaaaaaatgcatgttaaaacttttttttaatgtacattggaaagccCTAggtataaaatacattttttatgttagattttattttcatgaaaatatacttttaaccattttattttttattctaaaactttgaaatgggtcaatttgacccacaacataacaggagggttaaaataaaaaaaaaaacaattacctTCTGAGTTGCTGTGATCATGTTCTCCCCAGTCCAGCCAGAAATTGGAACAAAAGGCACAGAGGTGGGGTCGTAGCCAATCTTCTTGAGGAAGCCGCTCACGCCACGCACCACTTCGTCGAAGCGTTTCTGGCTGTAGGGTGGCTCAGTCACGTCCATCTTGTTCACACAGACTATGATCTGTTTCACGCCCAGAGTGTACGCCAGCAAGGCGTGCTCTCTGGTCTGACCACTTCTTGACACACCTGCCTCATACTCTCCTTTAGCAGCAGAGACCACCAGGATGGCAACATCAGCCTGAAATTACATTCAAAACACAGGTGAGGAAAATAACTTCAGAGTACAGAAAGTGAAGCTCTTCTGTGCTGCTTACCTGTGAAGTCCCAGTTATCATGTTTTTGATGAAGTCACGGTGGCCTGGAGCATCAATTATAGTCATGGTGTATTTCTGAGTGTTAAATTTCAGCAGAGAAATGTCGATAGTGATTCCTCGCTCACGCTCAGCTTTCAGCTTGTCCAGCACCCAGGCAAACTTGAAGGAACTCTTCCCCATCTgcgaaaaaaaacagaacaaagtttTATACAGGTGAATctcaatgaattaaaaatatcatgaaaaagtcaatttccagtagttcatgtcaaacagccccaaacaagtattgagtgcatatagatggacatacttttcagaggccaacatttacacattaaacacttttaaaattggtcttatgtaagattcaaattttttgagacactacATTTTAGGTCTGCATTGTGAGCCATaattataaatgaattaaatgtttcatgctgtgtgtaatggatattgtatttccactttttgaattaaattactgacaaataaacttttctatgagattataatttactgagatgccccgtagccatttttaaaggtattttaCAGTATTCCCCCCTCCTTTACCTGTGCTGCAGCTTTCTCAAACTTCTCCAGTCGTCTCTGATCGACACCACCACATTTGTAGACGAGGTGGCCGGTGGTGGTCGACTTGCCACTGTCGACATGACCGATGATCACCACATTAACATGAATCTTCTCTTTCACCATGGTTGGTTCTGGATTTTCTCACCAAACTAATTAACTGTAAGCTTGTTATAGGAAATAACTGTGTTCTCACTCCCAAATTCTTCTGTTAAATGGGTCTGGCCAGCCACCTCGGAGTGACTTTATAAGCTCCACCTGACCACATGAGGACGGGTGATTGGAGACAGGTGTGCAGCTTAATTAAGCTTAATTAGTGGCTGCTGCCTGTCTGTAACTGCTGCTGCAACTTCTACATACAAAATAAGGAACAAGTTGAATAGTTAAGTATTAAAGTAGcttgaacaaaaagaaaatgtaaaaggtTGAAAGCTTAAAGAAGtctttataaatgtgttttttttgtgaacagCAGTAAGAAGAATTAAATGATCTTTAGGCAGTTACAGTCAGTTTTCCTTTAAAGCCAACCTCCACGAATCACTTCATGATCTCAAATTATAACCAGGTGTCTCATTTGGAGATGgcagtttttaaaaagagcCGTAAAAATAACCTCTCCCGACATATATCTAACCACAAAGCAGAACAAAAAGCTGACAGGCAATAaaagctctttttcttttttactattTAAGTGACTGGCGTTTAAATGCGTCTCTGTGCTTGTAAAATGGGAAAATTAGGAGCTAAATAACATACGTTTGTACTGCAGGACATGTAAAACGTCTTGTACCCATGCACCACAGTTTATTTCAcaaaagataaaatatttaatagcaCTACAGTTTCTTCAGGGGAATATGGCCTCGAATAAATGTCCCATTTCATTTGCTTACACCACCAGTAGATGAAAACTTGATATCAGCGAGCTGGGGCCAGATTCACAAAattgttcttaagataaaacttaagaaaattcttaagaaaaaaaaaaatgttcctaaGAACGTTCTTAAATGATATTCACAATTtcttttcttaagaattgtcgtatgtcttaggaacttcttagttttctcgCTTAGGACGTTATTAGACTAACTTAAGATCACTCGCCAGAAAAACGGGCCTAGGGAGCCTCTATTGTCTAATTAAGACATGATTAGGTTGTGTTAGAGTATCGTTGGTGGATTTTGCTCCCTAGCTGCCACCCAAAGAACTTCCATCTATAAGTAATAATAAGGACATGGTTTCAGTAACTTGGtaaattgaaccagtaatgcgctgtaattgttttgtgtacaaggtctccaTGTTGGGCTGTGGCTCAtcaatcagtctgctagaccactttactatttggttgactgagtttttatttttcaatgagaggttgccgtcggggtgtgtgcattactggggccagtctataccacccctatgaatttcattgccttaagtgttatagtgtggccacggtaccaaatatgaaattagactgccaccacagtgccacctaggagccgatcaataaaaccttaaagggttatcctcaggagggcattgacaataattgtaccaagttttgtataatgcacaaactatccctttaatcctcatacagtgtctgaaggaggcctcttaactgatatgtataagttagaagaggcaggtagcaatggtagaaagtaactatgtacatttactcaagtactggacttaaagtacaattttgaggtacttttatgtgcattttatgtaactttatacttctactccactacattttgagacatatattgtactttttactcctctacatttagctgacagctttagctacttttcaggtcaagatttaaaatgaaaaacatgatacatttaaaattattacccaattttataaattaaaccacttaaaagtttactaggtagtttaaatgagcggagtggagtcatttcacagtgtggtattagtacttttactgaagtaaaggatctgaatacttcttccaccactgtcctttttacttcttgacttttttttaaaaacttttttaaaaactttttttgttaatctttttgtttttttaactttttttaaaacttttttttcaactttttaaaacttttttattttattattattattatttatttttgtattttgtatttttgtatttatttttttatttttttatttttctatttttttattttttttatttttttttattttttattttttattttttttttgtttttttattttttttttttttatttatttcggCGCTACTGCGCACGCGCGGCATTTCGGCGCTACTGCGCACGCGCGGTATTTCGGCGCTACTGCGCACGCGCGGCATTTcggcgctactgcgcatgcgcggtatTTCGGCGCTACTGCGCACGCGCGGTATATCGGCACTACTGCGCACGCGCGGCATTTtggcgctactgcgcatgcgcggctttgcGCATGCGCATTGTCCAGAAaaaccgcgcatgcgcagaacaGCAAaaagccgcacatgcgcagaagggCCAAAaagccacgcatgcgcagaagcgaaaaaataaataaataaataacattaaaaataaataaaaaaattgtgttcagatcctttacttcagtaaaagtactaataccacactgtgaaatgactccactccgctcattttaactacctaataaacttttaagtggtttaatttataaaaatgggtaatcattttaaatgtatcatgtttttcattttaaatcttgacctgaaaagtaactaaagctgtcagctaaatgtagaggaataaaaagtacaattcatgtctcaaaatgtagtggagtagaagtacaaagttacataaaatgtacataaaagtacctaaattttactttaagtccagtccttgagtaaatgtacatagttactttccaccattgctacctgcttcttctaacttatacatatcagttaagagtcctccttcagacactgtatgaggattaaagggatattttgtgcattatacaaaacttggtacaattattgtcaatgccctcctgaggataaccctttaataGTCAATGTCCCTGATGAACATATTACAGTTTCAGCTTCCTAAGTCAATGTTTTGGCTTTTTATGCAGGAAAATATGGGCTAGAAGCTGACCTTTCACATTGAACGATGGCTCCTGACCCCTCTGAAGGTCCCACAGCTCTGAACTCTGAAAAGCATTGATGAGTTATGGAAGATTAGACTTGAAATCAGTAGGCCTCATTTCGAGCCTGACTTGATTCAGCAATGattcaaggtcatttttgtcacAGCACAGACGTGTCCCGATCCCATTAACAACGTATAACATATATACAGAAACTATACTCAAAAAGCCATGACAACGTATAGAAGTATGCCCAGAAACTATACCCAAAAAGCCATGGCAAAGTATATAAGTATATCCAGAAACTATACCCAAAAAgccttacgtcgcgaaaaattaagcaaaattgagcactggtccctacagctattgctgtatgggaccagtgctcggtgcgattgccccgaggccctaattattttttctttttaaggagcaacagaagaatacaagccaaagaggaggccttagcctgtgaatgggaatatcaagacctaataaaatgttatacaaagttaatgttcttttcaattacactgtaataaagcttttgtcactttaacatgtctctaaattatatttgtggtgctgaaaacatgaaacagcagctgtagggtaggcaaagcattccacaccagtaaccaccggccatcagaatttttttttgcgatggcccaatatccagattcattaaacatgtattcagcaatgagtgtaccaaatttgatgcttttatcacaaaatgaacgattgttcagctaatccgcccccccccccccgtcccggatgcacatttttggggggtgctacccacacgtttagccccgttgctcattccatgaatgcacaatccttacaagctgtacctcgttgtaaaggggactaatcaggctttccaacaatatacaattcatcaccagttggtattattaaaagggcagtttttattcattattgatttatttgtataacaaatgcctgccacggccactagggggcgcttttgaggtggcccaatgtccagatttgtttgaaacatattcaccaacacatctaccaaatttcatgcttttatcacaaagtgaacgattggtgtaaaatattgagctaatccgccccactattaaggttttattgatcggctcctaggtggcactgtggtggcagtctaatttcatatttggtaccgtggccacactataacacttaaggcaatgaaattcataagggtggtatagactggcccctgtaacgcacacaccccgatggcagcatgccccgacacgcgtgtactgcgagggcccgttcagtactgcttgcagtcctagttaaaATTGGtcttgtaatattcaaattttttgaaacactgaattttaggtctttatcaaatgtaagccataatcattataattagaagaaattgaataaattaagacatgaaatgtttctatATAATgcgttatttacactttttaatttgcattactgacataaataaactttctatgatgttctaatttattgtgatgcacctgtatgtacaAATCAGTGCATATATACTGAGTTAacacctaatttgcatatctaaacatacagaaacatgcagatttgtttttgtcttactGTGTATAACAAACTGGGGATGTTTCatgttgatatctataagttaATTATAACGGCCAGTGGGccattcacctgtagtgtctctgGGGTcagagtggggggggggggggggggggggggggggggtcaggtGGCACATTAGCGCCCCCTGGagcttatttttattagtttctttCTAAAGGACGCGTCGTAGAGTGAATAAACGTTGGACCACCGGTTGGTTGTACCTAACGGCTTCTAACGGTTAGGAGAGCTAATTAAAGCCGCGGTGACACATATTAATAGGCTAGGTCAGTTGTAATCCAGTGGAAGTGGCCGTTTAAAACACCACAGCGGGTCTCCACTGACCGGGCGGGACCGTGTTCAGTTCGGGAAGGAAGGTGTGTAACTTCCCCCCCTCCGCGCTCAAAAGGTGGAACAAACCGAACTCCCCTCTTGTTTGACGGCCACAATGACGCTCAATAACTAACCCggaaacagcaacagcaaatcgcttttcttctcctttcagCCCGTACCGCTGGCTTTCTTTCTAGCGTGGTATCCAGACGGCGACTCCAGTGTTTTCTCTGCGAGCATCAAggtaaaaacagacacaaaattactacttTATTTCGCCTTTTTCTGCCCTTTCAAGTAACCACCTTTACCGTCCACCGGTTGCCATTCAGTGTGGCTTGTTTTGA harbors:
- the eef1a1l3 gene encoding elongation factor 1-alpha-like, with product MVKEKIHVNVVIIGHVDSGKSTTTGHLVYKCGGVDQRRLEKFEKAAAQMGKSSFKFAWVLDKLKAERERGITIDISLLKFNTQKYTMTIIDAPGHRDFIKNMITGTSQADVAILVVSAAKGEYEAGVSRSGQTREHALLAYTLGVKQIIVCVNKMDVTEPPYSQKRFDEVVRGVSGFLKKIGYDPTSVPFVPISGWTGENMITATQKMPWFQGWKSRRREGHTSGRTLLEVLDSIQPPVRTINKPLRLPLQDVYKIGGVGTVPVGKIETGILKPGMTLMFSPAKLTAEVKSIEMHHQGLQTALPGHNVGFNIKNVAVKNLRRGDVAGNAQQDPPSDVSSFEAQVIILNHPGKVKTGYSPVLDCHTAHVTCRFAELKEKIDRRTGNKLEDHPQVLVSGDAATVKLVPIKPMCVESFFTYPPLGRFAARDLKQTVAVGVIKSVEKDTASKPHKAQVCK